Proteins encoded within one genomic window of Solibaculum mannosilyticum:
- the nadD gene encoding nicotinate (nicotinamide) nucleotide adenylyltransferase, producing the protein MGKIAALGGTFNPIHNGHIELALRFAEELCLDRVLLIPTAVPPHKQSPDLASGAHRLEMCRLAAKGHDVLTVSDLEIQRGGASYTVDTLTQLQCQYPGDTLYFLTGADMFLTLEHWVRFKDIAKKAVLCAVPRGEQQEAEMRRYADVLRERYEARCYIASFCLPPVSSTQVRKLVKEGKSIRGLTPDEVIQYIKSHGLYQ; encoded by the coding sequence ATGGGTAAAATAGCGGCTTTGGGTGGCACTTTTAATCCCATCCACAACGGGCATATTGAGCTGGCGCTGCGGTTTGCAGAGGAGCTCTGTTTGGATCGGGTACTGCTGATCCCCACAGCGGTTCCACCCCATAAGCAGTCGCCGGATCTGGCGTCGGGAGCTCATCGTCTGGAGATGTGCCGTCTGGCAGCCAAAGGACATGATGTCCTTACCGTATCCGACTTAGAGATCCAAAGGGGAGGCGCCAGCTATACGGTGGATACGTTGACCCAGCTTCAATGCCAATATCCCGGCGATACCCTTTATTTTTTAACCGGAGCCGACATGTTTCTCACGTTAGAACATTGGGTCCGGTTTAAAGACATTGCGAAAAAAGCCGTCCTGTGCGCTGTTCCACGAGGAGAGCAGCAGGAGGCGGAAATGCGTCGATACGCCGATGTGCTGAGGGAACGCTATGAAGCCCGCTGTTACATCGCCTCTTTTTGCTTGCCGCCGGTGTCGTCCACCCAGGTGCGGAAGCTGGTAAAAGAGGGGAAAAGTATCCGCGGGCTTACACCGGACGAAGTGATTCAGTATATTAAAAGCCACGGGCTTTATCAATAA
- the yhbY gene encoding ribosome assembly RNA-binding protein YhbY, with translation MLTSKQRAQLRGMANRMETIFQVGKGGIGPALIKQVDDALLARELIKMRVLETSPESSREAADQIAEATHADVVQVIGQRFVLYRPNPEKPVIQLVK, from the coding sequence ATGCTGACAAGCAAACAGCGCGCCCAGCTGCGCGGTATGGCCAATCGGATGGAGACTATTTTTCAAGTGGGAAAAGGGGGAATCGGTCCCGCCCTCATCAAGCAGGTGGACGACGCCCTTTTAGCGCGGGAACTTATCAAGATGCGGGTGCTGGAGACATCGCCGGAATCGTCCCGGGAAGCGGCCGACCAGATCGCCGAGGCCACCCATGCCGACGTGGTGCAGGTCATCGGACAACGTTTTGTGCTCTACCGCCCCAATCCGGAAAAACCAGTTATCCAGCTGGTCAAATAA